The following proteins come from a genomic window of Salvia hispanica cultivar TCC Black 2014 chromosome 4, UniMelb_Shisp_WGS_1.0, whole genome shotgun sequence:
- the LOC125223333 gene encoding ATG8-interacting protein 1-like isoform X3, translating into MSENNKREEISQKGNDWEVVALTESAYAAAPGPKNMLDISDSNNLSGDVDSETARAMFMSGHFGLSPNVHENFPLEPECKEKCSGEVHDHDVHQVTEQQDKEQGMYVTGKNSYNDAVAAGTPLIADEDMGTAEEFESPDDAAKSKVHKHVEEDKFSEPTDLPCDTWWRIRAASLYGHAKNSNPYWSLVVAAAVIGLVIIGRRWQRDRPQAFQLKSQLTIANKEGHWIPSPVGRVKGVNIGGRHGSYIGLSSVTEG; encoded by the exons ATGTCAGAGAATAACAAGAGAGAGGAGATTTCACAGAAAGGAAATGATTGGGAAGTTGTAGCGCTCACAGAATCTGCATATGCTGCTGCTCCTGGTCCCAAAAACATGCTGGATATTAGTGACAGCAACAATTTAAGTGGGGATGTTGATTCGGAGACTGCTCGTGCCATGTTCATGTCAGGCCACTTTGGACTTTCGCCTAATGTGCACGAGAACTTTCCATTAGAACCTGAATGCAAGGAGAAGTGTTCTGGAGAGGTCCATGACCATGATGTCCATCAAGTTACGGAGCAGCAAG ACAAAGAGCAGGGCATGTACGTGACTGGGAAGAACTCTTATAATGATGCTGTTGCAGCTGGCACGCCTCTCATTGCTGATGAGGACATGGGCACTGCTGAAGAATTTGAATCTCCAGATGATGCTGCGAAGTCAAAAGTGCATAAACATGTTGAAGAAGATAAGTTTAGTGAACCGACTGATCTTCCTTGTGACACTTGGTGGAGAATACGTGCTGCTTCCTTGTATGGCCACGcgaaaaattcaaatccataTTGGTCTCTCGTTGTTGCTGCAGCTGTTATTGGGCTTGTGATTATTGGTCGCAGGTGGCAGCGTGATAGGCCGCAAGCTTTTCAACTCAAGTCACAATTGACTATAGCCAATAAG GAGGGTCACTGGATCCCTAGTCCTGTGGGACGAGTTAAGGGTGTAAATATAGGGGGTCGACACGGTTCATACATTGGACTGAGCTCCGTGACAGAAGGCTAA
- the LOC125223333 gene encoding ATG8-interacting protein 2-like isoform X1 encodes MSENNKREEISQKGNDWEVVALTESAYAAAPGPKNMLDISDSNNLSGDVDSETARAMFMSGHFGLSPNVHENFPLEPECKEKCSGEVHDHDVHQVTEQQGNKSDLKQDDSLNIEGLISDEFSGVPQFDKKYGSDLGDIASSKSIDKEQGMYVTGKNSYNDAVAAGTPLIADEDMGTAEEFESPDDAAKSKVHKHVEEDKFSEPTDLPCDTWWRIRAASLYGHAKNSNPYWSLVVAAAVIGLVIIGRRWQRDRPQAFQLKSQLTIANKEGHWIPSPVGRVKGVNIGGRHGSYIGLSSVTEG; translated from the exons ATGTCAGAGAATAACAAGAGAGAGGAGATTTCACAGAAAGGAAATGATTGGGAAGTTGTAGCGCTCACAGAATCTGCATATGCTGCTGCTCCTGGTCCCAAAAACATGCTGGATATTAGTGACAGCAACAATTTAAGTGGGGATGTTGATTCGGAGACTGCTCGTGCCATGTTCATGTCAGGCCACTTTGGACTTTCGCCTAATGTGCACGAGAACTTTCCATTAGAACCTGAATGCAAGGAGAAGTGTTCTGGAGAGGTCCATGACCATGATGTCCATCAAGTTACGGAGCAGCAAGGTAATAAATCAGATTTAAAGCAAGACGATAGTTTGAATATAGAAGGGCTCATTTCTGATGAATTTTCCGGAGTTCCacaatttgacaaaaaatatggTTCTGACTTGGGCGACATTGCATCCTCAAAATCGATAGACAAAGAGCAGGGCATGTACGTGACTGGGAAGAACTCTTATAATGATGCTGTTGCAGCTGGCACGCCTCTCATTGCTGATGAGGACATGGGCACTGCTGAAGAATTTGAATCTCCAGATGATGCTGCGAAGTCAAAAGTGCATAAACATGTTGAAGAAGATAAGTTTAGTGAACCGACTGATCTTCCTTGTGACACTTGGTGGAGAATACGTGCTGCTTCCTTGTATGGCCACGcgaaaaattcaaatccataTTGGTCTCTCGTTGTTGCTGCAGCTGTTATTGGGCTTGTGATTATTGGTCGCAGGTGGCAGCGTGATAGGCCGCAAGCTTTTCAACTCAAGTCACAATTGACTATAGCCAATAAG GAGGGTCACTGGATCCCTAGTCCTGTGGGACGAGTTAAGGGTGTAAATATAGGGGGTCGACACGGTTCATACATTGGACTGAGCTCCGTGACAGAAGGCTAA
- the LOC125219378 gene encoding origin of replication complex subunit 5-like: MAKVESPQVSRRTTRASLNSTPNSKAPQEYSKATNPSRPLTIKDLVFCGESISLDELINSFPGRRAQILELVQFLGPLNSPMIPLFVYGGASTGKTSTVLYMFRHLKRPFIYCSCVSCYSPSILFESILNQILLHRKNESGGYLSAKRCERPSDFVNLLGEALTALIDSLKGNMGKSSPNGSMVYLVFDRLELVREWDKSDSIIPLLFNLYTLLKIPEVGLIFISRASLDTFQSDTGFVEPFPVYFPDYTDDDLKQIFMSNQANPKLYSSFLRSVLSQFYRITRRVDELSTAFSPLFKKYCEPLGDLLAVPNGDMESKLYRHLQPFISLYQNETCTISSQPLLKDRNLRKSVFKKSGVCETLDEIDFHMSTSAKYLLISAFLASRNPATLDASLFDSTGGTDNRKKKRKVSEKSVDQKEAKEQEILMKGPGTFPLERLLAIHQCIASVGEYSLDDEELQNDGLRADGSDSGSMSDILLQLSSLCSANFITKGGSCPLEGSTRYRSIVSEDIVLKVARSLKFPLSKYLYRR; this comes from the exons ATGGCCAAAGTTGAAAGTCCACAAGTTAGTAGAAGAACCACAAGAGCATCTCTGAATTCCACACCAAACTCAAAAGCTCCTCAGGAGTATTCGAAGGCTACTAATCCTTCACGGCCATTGACTATCAAAGACCTTGTGTTCTGTGGTGAATCAATAAGCCTTGATGAGTTGATCAATTCTTTTCCAGGAAGAAGAGCACAGATTCTTGAATTGGTCCAGTTTTTGGGCCCTTTGAATTCACCGATGATTCCATTATTTGTCTATGGAGGTGCTTCAACCGGAAAAACAAGCACTGTACTTTATATGTTCAGGCACTTGAAGCGCCCGTTCATTTACTGTAGTTGTGTCTCTTGTTACAGTCCTAGCATACTGTTTGAGTCCATATTGAATCAGATTTTGCTTCATAGGAAGAATGAGAGTGGTGGTTATTTGAGTGCCAAACGGTGTGAAAGACCCTCTGATTTTGTCAATTTACTAGGTGAAGCTTTGACTGCTCTCATAGACAGCCTCAAAGGGAATATGGGAAAATCAAGCCCTAATGGGAGCATGGTTTACTTAGTATTTGATCGTCTAGAGCTCGTAAGGGAATGGGATAAGAGTGATAGTATAATACCCCTCTTGTTTAATTTGTACACCCTTCTTAAAATCCCTGAGGTTGGTCTGATTTTTATCAGTAGAGCTTCTCTTGATACATTTCAGTCGGACACAGGTTTTGTTGAGCCTTTCCCTGTCTATTTTCCTGATTACACGGATGATGATTTGAAACAGATATTCATGAGTAATCAGGCAAATCCAAAGCTATATTCATCTTTTCTACG TTCGGTGTTGAGTCAATTCTATAGGATTACAAGACGGGTTGATGAATTATCTACTGCATTTTCtccattatttaaaaagtattGTGAACCGCTTGGTGATTTGTTAGCAGTCCCCAATGGAGATATGGAGAGCAAGTTATATAGACATCTTCAACCATTTATCTCATTATACCAGAATGAGACATGTACCATTTCTTCTCAACCGCTGCTTAAAGACAGGAACTTGAGGAAGAGTGTTTTTAAGAAGTCTGGAGTTTGTGAAACTTTAGATGAGATTGATTTCCATATGTCCACTTCTGCCAAATATCTGCTCATCTCAGCCTTTCTTGCTTCACGGAATCCAGCAACCCTTGATGCCTCACTCTTTGATTCAACAGGAGGAACTGACAATCGGAAAAAAAAGCGAAA GGTCTCTGAAAAATCAGTTGACCAGAAGGAAGCAAAAGAACAAGAAATACTCATGAAAGGACCTGGAACTTTTCCGCTAGAGAGGCTGTTGGCCATACATCAATGCATCGCATCAGTTGGAGAATATTCACTTGATGATGAAGAACTACAAAATGATGGATTGAGAGCTGATGGTTCTGATAGTGGATCAATGTCTGACATTCTCTTGCAATTATCCAGTCTATGTAGTGCCAATTTTATTACCAAAGGTGGAAGCTGCCCACTGGAAGGCTCAACACGGTATCGATCCATAGTGTCTGAAGATATAGTTTTGAAG GTTGCTAGGAGTCTGAAGTTCCCCTTGTCAAAATACTTGTACAGAAGATAG
- the LOC125223333 gene encoding ATG8-interacting protein 2-like isoform X2 encodes MSENNKREEISQKGNDWEVVALTESAYAAAPGPKNMLDISDSNNLSGDVDSETARAMFMSGHFGLSPNVHENFPLEPECKEKCSGEVHDHDVHQVTEQQGNKSDLKQDDSLNIEGLISDEFSGVPQFDKKYGSDLGDIASSKSIDKEQGMYVTGKNSYNDAVAAGTPLIADEDMGTAEEFESPDDAAKSKVHKHVEEDKFSEPTDLPCDTWWRIRAASLWQRDRPQAFQLKSQLTIANKEGHWIPSPVGRVKGVNIGGRHGSYIGLSSVTEG; translated from the exons ATGTCAGAGAATAACAAGAGAGAGGAGATTTCACAGAAAGGAAATGATTGGGAAGTTGTAGCGCTCACAGAATCTGCATATGCTGCTGCTCCTGGTCCCAAAAACATGCTGGATATTAGTGACAGCAACAATTTAAGTGGGGATGTTGATTCGGAGACTGCTCGTGCCATGTTCATGTCAGGCCACTTTGGACTTTCGCCTAATGTGCACGAGAACTTTCCATTAGAACCTGAATGCAAGGAGAAGTGTTCTGGAGAGGTCCATGACCATGATGTCCATCAAGTTACGGAGCAGCAAGGTAATAAATCAGATTTAAAGCAAGACGATAGTTTGAATATAGAAGGGCTCATTTCTGATGAATTTTCCGGAGTTCCacaatttgacaaaaaatatggTTCTGACTTGGGCGACATTGCATCCTCAAAATCGATAGACAAAGAGCAGGGCATGTACGTGACTGGGAAGAACTCTTATAATGATGCTGTTGCAGCTGGCACGCCTCTCATTGCTGATGAGGACATGGGCACTGCTGAAGAATTTGAATCTCCAGATGATGCTGCGAAGTCAAAAGTGCATAAACATGTTGAAGAAGATAAGTTTAGTGAACCGACTGATCTTCCTTGTGACACTTGGTGGAGAATACGTGCTGCTTCCTT GTGGCAGCGTGATAGGCCGCAAGCTTTTCAACTCAAGTCACAATTGACTATAGCCAATAAG GAGGGTCACTGGATCCCTAGTCCTGTGGGACGAGTTAAGGGTGTAAATATAGGGGGTCGACACGGTTCATACATTGGACTGAGCTCCGTGACAGAAGGCTAA